A region of Bacillus cabrialesii DNA encodes the following proteins:
- a CDS encoding PLP-dependent aminotransferase family protein, whose product MSFPEEKKMKNLPKYRQIVHFIKEKIGNGEWPIGSKIPSQRTLAKDFQVNRSTVITALEELMADGLIEGRMGKGTVVINNTWTLLAKNSAPNWDQYVTSGIQRPSQKIVQEINQSEANTDLIQLSKGELSAEIFPLAAMKEMMGQVSQNMEAFGYEEPKGYFPLREALSTYLKTIGINASPSSILIVSGALQALQLISMGLLQRGSTVYLDQPSYLYSLHVFQSADMKLTGLPMDNEGLLPANLHMTRGERGRSILYTNPCFHNPTGILMSKKRREEILAASEKTQLPIIEDDIYRELWIDEIPPFPIKTIDKNGHVLYIGSLSKTLSPGLRIGWIVGPEPVIERLSDIKMQTDYGSSSLSQRVAAEWFTSGQYRLHLEKVRQQLKVRRELALSALETHLKNVATWNIPKGGFFIWIKVLPSISMKLLYARALSKGILLNLGSIYAQEKGNYVRLSYAYASLEDLQKGIYELGLMIKELASR is encoded by the coding sequence ATGAGCTTTCCAGAAGAAAAAAAGATGAAAAATCTTCCGAAGTATAGACAAATCGTTCATTTTATTAAGGAGAAAATAGGAAATGGAGAGTGGCCGATTGGAAGCAAGATTCCAAGCCAGCGCACGCTCGCAAAAGACTTTCAGGTAAATCGAAGCACAGTGATTACAGCCTTAGAGGAATTAATGGCCGATGGGTTAATAGAAGGCAGAATGGGGAAAGGGACAGTTGTTATCAACAATACATGGACACTTTTGGCTAAGAATTCTGCGCCCAATTGGGATCAATATGTAACCTCTGGAATCCAGCGTCCCAGCCAAAAAATCGTTCAAGAGATCAATCAATCAGAGGCAAATACAGATCTTATACAGCTCAGCAAAGGCGAACTTTCAGCTGAGATTTTTCCTTTGGCTGCCATGAAAGAGATGATGGGGCAGGTATCTCAAAACATGGAAGCATTCGGGTATGAGGAACCAAAAGGTTATTTTCCATTAAGAGAGGCACTTAGCACCTATTTAAAAACCATTGGGATCAATGCCTCCCCATCTTCCATTCTGATTGTGTCGGGAGCGTTGCAAGCTCTGCAGCTGATATCAATGGGGCTTTTGCAAAGAGGATCAACCGTTTATCTTGATCAGCCATCTTATCTTTATTCATTACATGTATTCCAATCAGCCGACATGAAGCTGACTGGGCTTCCTATGGATAATGAGGGACTTTTGCCGGCAAATCTTCATATGACAAGGGGAGAACGGGGAAGGTCTATATTATATACAAATCCTTGTTTTCATAATCCAACCGGTATTTTAATGTCAAAAAAGCGGCGTGAAGAAATCCTTGCGGCAAGTGAGAAAACACAGCTTCCTATTATTGAAGATGACATTTATCGTGAGTTATGGATCGATGAGATTCCGCCATTTCCTATTAAAACAATAGATAAAAATGGGCATGTGCTTTACATAGGCAGTTTATCGAAAACATTAAGCCCGGGCTTAAGGATTGGATGGATCGTCGGTCCGGAACCAGTGATTGAACGTTTGTCCGACATTAAAATGCAAACAGATTACGGATCCAGTTCGTTATCCCAGAGAGTAGCGGCAGAGTGGTTTACATCGGGCCAATACCGGCTGCATTTGGAAAAGGTCAGACAGCAATTAAAGGTGAGAAGGGAACTGGCCTTGAGTGCGTTAGAAACCCATTTGAAGAATGTTGCGACATGGAATATCCCAAAGGGAGGATTCTTTATCTGGATAAAAGTATTGCCTTCAATTTCAATGAAATTACTTTATGCGAGAGCCTTATCAAAAGGGATTCTTCTTAATCTCGGCAGTATCTATGCTCAGGAGAAGGGGAATTATGTACGCTTATCATATGCTTATGCATCCCTTGAAGACCTTCAAAAAGGGATTTATGAATTGGGCTTGATGATAAAAGAATTGGCAAGCAGGTAA
- a CDS encoding pyridoxal phosphate-dependent decarboxylase family protein — MELSFLPNNAFIDPNGDNVNEIRGLVDQLVGLVIENSSHAAKRETLPSMESFNYSDIPETGIELEKLLLNLQGIIKNSMNPQNPRYMGHMDSIPTLMSCLGDFISSSINNNMLSLEMSPVFSKMEAQLLKTIARMFGYDDMSGGVMTSGGSLANLHALTAARNYQLNVKKTGVFGLSGQPVIFVSDVSHTSLHKAAMILGLGTSSIIPVKSNNLARMDIHDLETKIHRAKSEGKIPFAVVATAGTTVTGSIDPILPIARITKENGLWLHVDAAYGGALVFSEEYRNKLAGIEMADSITFNPQKWMYITKTCAMTLFKNREILETDFRISAPYMNDTDFINLGEIGVQGTRHADILKLYLSLQHIGTKGYNQLINESFALNEKFIKQVKQRPFLELYCEPDTNICCFRGIPIDIDKDQWDNWNLELQQFLLKEENVFLSLPDFKEHRWLRAVLLNPFISDTLIQELFRKIDQFYGEYKQMME; from the coding sequence ATGGAATTATCTTTTTTACCTAACAACGCTTTCATAGACCCTAATGGAGACAATGTAAATGAAATAAGGGGCTTAGTCGATCAATTAGTCGGATTAGTTATTGAAAACTCAAGTCATGCTGCAAAGCGAGAGACACTGCCTTCTATGGAGTCATTTAATTATAGTGATATCCCCGAGACTGGTATAGAACTTGAAAAACTCTTGCTAAACTTGCAGGGTATCATCAAAAACTCAATGAATCCTCAAAACCCAAGATATATGGGCCATATGGATTCGATCCCCACTCTCATGTCATGCTTGGGTGACTTCATAAGCAGTTCCATTAATAACAATATGCTAAGCCTTGAGATGTCCCCTGTTTTTTCAAAAATGGAAGCACAGTTACTCAAAACCATTGCCCGTATGTTTGGATATGATGATATGTCAGGGGGAGTTATGACAAGCGGCGGGAGCCTCGCTAATCTTCATGCACTTACAGCAGCGAGAAATTATCAATTAAATGTGAAAAAGACTGGTGTATTCGGACTTTCTGGACAGCCTGTCATCTTTGTTTCAGATGTAAGCCATACTTCCCTGCACAAAGCTGCTATGATCCTAGGTTTAGGAACCTCCAGTATCATTCCAGTAAAAAGTAACAATCTTGCTCGCATGGATATTCATGATTTAGAAACGAAAATTCATCGTGCAAAGAGTGAAGGCAAAATCCCATTTGCTGTTGTCGCAACTGCTGGAACTACTGTGACAGGAAGTATAGATCCAATTTTGCCTATCGCCAGAATCACAAAGGAAAACGGACTGTGGTTACATGTAGATGCAGCATATGGCGGCGCTCTAGTTTTTTCTGAAGAATATCGTAATAAACTGGCTGGTATTGAAATGGCTGATTCCATTACTTTTAATCCACAAAAGTGGATGTACATCACAAAGACCTGTGCAATGACTCTTTTTAAAAACCGTGAAATCCTTGAAACTGATTTTCGTATATCTGCCCCGTATATGAACGATACTGATTTTATTAATCTAGGAGAAATAGGTGTTCAGGGCACAAGACATGCGGATATTTTAAAATTATACTTATCACTTCAACACATAGGAACAAAAGGATACAATCAGTTGATAAACGAAAGCTTCGCATTAAACGAAAAATTTATAAAACAAGTGAAACAACGGCCTTTTCTTGAGCTTTATTGCGAGCCAGATACAAACATCTGCTGCTTCCGAGGTATACCGATTGACATTGATAAGGACCAATGGGATAACTGGAACCTGGAACTGCAGCAGTTCTTATTAAAAGAAGAAAATGTCTTCTTGTCATTGCCAGATTTTAAGGAACATCGCTGGCTGCGGGCAGTGTTACTCAATCCATTTATATCAGACACACTTATACAAGAACTTTTTAGGAAAATAGATCAATTTTATGGTGAATATAAACAAATGATGGAGTAA
- a CDS encoding flavin reductase family protein, with protein sequence MDIEKQDTLHFKEIKPKIMYYGASTFLLTTLNEDGTTNISPMSSSWALGNYLVLGVGLGGKAIDNMNRHKECVINLPGPDLWENVERISSYSGKKRIPPLKKQLGFTYKKEKYEAAGLTPLQSKTVLPTRIKECPIQIEAEVIHIRIPEYEPSFAIVETQALHFHAEESIILNENHIDPSKWSPLIYNFRHYFGLGRERGKTFRSET encoded by the coding sequence TTGGATATTGAGAAACAAGACACTCTTCATTTTAAAGAAATCAAACCAAAAATCATGTATTATGGTGCCTCTACATTTCTTCTTACCACACTGAATGAGGATGGCACCACTAATATTAGTCCTATGTCTTCTTCTTGGGCCCTTGGAAACTATCTTGTCCTTGGAGTAGGCCTGGGAGGAAAGGCAATTGACAATATGAATAGACACAAAGAATGTGTCATAAACTTGCCCGGCCCGGATTTATGGGAAAACGTTGAAAGAATTTCATCTTATAGCGGAAAAAAGAGAATACCGCCTCTGAAGAAACAGCTCGGGTTTACATATAAAAAAGAAAAATACGAGGCGGCAGGGTTAACACCTTTACAATCAAAAACAGTATTACCAACACGAATTAAAGAATGCCCTATCCAAATTGAAGCCGAAGTCATACATATTCGCATTCCAGAATATGAGCCATCATTTGCGATTGTAGAGACGCAGGCACTACATTTTCACGCCGAGGAAAGCATCATATTGAATGAAAATCATATAGACCCTAGTAAATGGAGTCCGCTTATCTATAATTTTAGACATTATTTTGGTTTAGGAAGAGAAAGAGGAAAAACCTTTCGTTCAGAAACATGA
- a CDS encoding ArsR/SmtB family transcription factor codes for MNPNIAKISSLLSDPSRSSILLTLMDGRIHPAGELAYLANIKPQTASFHLKKLLEEKLISVEKHGRHRYYRLSDSEAANMIEQLLCIAPEAKVTSLKDSKGKSDLHFARTCYDHLAGYMGVQITNSLVEQGMLKKVDVNFEVTSEGSLFFSNLGINEDQQRNKRRAFARCCLDWSERKHHLAGALGNALLVRMLEEDWIVRMPKTRAIRITQSGKTAFEKYFKVNM; via the coding sequence ATGAATCCTAATATCGCAAAAATCTCTTCGCTGCTATCTGATCCCTCGCGTTCTTCCATTCTTCTCACCTTAATGGATGGAAGGATACATCCCGCAGGAGAGCTTGCATATCTCGCTAATATTAAACCTCAAACCGCAAGTTTTCACCTGAAAAAATTGCTTGAAGAAAAGCTGATCAGCGTAGAGAAGCATGGAAGGCATCGGTACTACAGATTGTCTGACTCAGAGGCTGCAAACATGATTGAACAACTGCTTTGTATTGCGCCTGAAGCCAAAGTCACATCTTTAAAAGATTCAAAAGGGAAAAGTGACTTGCATTTCGCCCGTACCTGTTATGATCATTTGGCGGGTTATATGGGTGTGCAAATCACAAATTCACTTGTTGAGCAGGGGATGTTAAAAAAAGTCGATGTAAACTTTGAGGTCACATCAGAGGGTTCTTTGTTCTTTTCGAACTTAGGCATCAACGAAGACCAGCAGCGAAATAAGCGGAGAGCATTTGCCCGTTGCTGTTTGGATTGGAGTGAGCGAAAGCATCATCTTGCAGGAGCGTTAGGAAACGCCCTATTGGTGCGAATGTTAGAAGAAGATTGGATCGTTCGTATGCCTAAAACGAGAGCGATTAGGATTACACAAAGCGGAAAAACCGCATTTGAGAAGTACTTCAAAGTGAATATGTAG
- a CDS encoding carboxymuconolactone decarboxylase family protein yields MSQRVPYYDAAPEGMKMMMDMEKYTKQSSINRTTRELIKIRVSQINGCAFCLDMHTSEARKMGETEQRIYCLSAWNECDFYSSEEKAALELSEHITLIPTKRVPDDLYHRVREHYDEKQYVDLVLITNQINSWNRISIAMGNQAASRS; encoded by the coding sequence ATGAGTCAAAGAGTGCCCTACTATGATGCTGCACCTGAGGGTATGAAGATGATGATGGATATGGAGAAATACACGAAACAATCTTCAATTAACCGAACCACGAGAGAACTAATCAAAATCAGAGTTTCTCAAATAAACGGCTGTGCTTTCTGCTTAGATATGCATACTTCCGAAGCCCGAAAAATGGGCGAAACGGAACAGCGAATTTACTGTTTAAGCGCTTGGAATGAATGTGATTTTTATTCATCTGAAGAGAAAGCCGCTCTCGAACTGTCTGAACACATCACGCTAATCCCTACTAAAAGGGTTCCCGATGATCTCTATCATCGAGTGCGGGAACATTATGATGAAAAACAATACGTTGACCTTGTTCTCATCACCAATCAAATAAACAGTTGGAATCGCATCTCTATTGCAATGGGAAATCAAGCCGCTTCAAGATCATAA
- a CDS encoding sensor histidine kinase — MRIRNPFEEKYYSHDRRALNMLALRVPGLAFILMIYVASVVLQFITASWSVLLLDVFTILMAVFSFLHWHSYRWVKKRVILYFALQGLITFTLANLMTGFLVLVLIGLYAFLIGQIIGMADRRKTFLILYLLLLLLMNVANQIHKGAYLHFIVIAAPIMIVIITYAATFFAQVDEKIKAQLTLERLELAHQQVEQLTLQNERQRMARDLHDTLAQGLVSLNMQLDAIHVHLTKGNTERAKEIIQQSMKRVKGTLADARSAIDDLRSKSEEIGFLKERITSLMDHFQESTGMGGILDYRLHQVLDVRTAENCYYIIGECITNAAKHAEAESISVSIWDDDKERLHLTVKDNGKGFDVEKGKKKRGHYGLLGIQERVRAMNGQFNIKSSKLKGTQIEITVPIQGEMHDE; from the coding sequence TTGCGTATAAGGAATCCTTTCGAAGAAAAATACTATTCACATGATAGACGGGCATTAAACATGCTTGCGCTCAGAGTGCCGGGGCTGGCTTTTATTCTCATGATCTATGTAGCCTCTGTCGTGCTGCAATTTATTACTGCGAGCTGGTCCGTTTTATTGCTTGATGTGTTTACGATATTGATGGCTGTTTTTTCTTTTTTGCATTGGCATTCATATCGCTGGGTTAAGAAAAGAGTCATTCTATACTTTGCACTGCAAGGTTTGATCACTTTTACACTTGCTAATCTCATGACGGGCTTCTTAGTGCTGGTCCTCATTGGCCTTTATGCATTTTTGATTGGACAGATTATAGGAATGGCAGACAGAAGAAAGACTTTCCTCATTCTTTATTTATTGCTTCTTCTGTTAATGAATGTAGCTAATCAGATTCACAAAGGTGCATATTTGCATTTTATTGTGATTGCTGCACCTATCATGATTGTCATCATCACCTATGCTGCAACATTTTTTGCCCAAGTCGATGAAAAGATAAAAGCGCAGCTGACTCTTGAAAGGCTGGAGCTTGCCCATCAGCAGGTTGAACAGCTGACGCTGCAAAACGAGAGACAGCGTATGGCCCGGGACTTACACGATACGCTTGCGCAAGGGCTGGTCAGTTTAAATATGCAGCTGGATGCTATTCATGTTCATCTTACGAAAGGCAACACAGAGAGGGCAAAAGAAATCATTCAGCAATCGATGAAAAGAGTGAAAGGCACATTAGCGGACGCTCGTTCAGCGATTGATGATCTGCGCAGCAAATCAGAAGAAATCGGTTTTTTAAAAGAAAGAATTACCTCACTGATGGATCATTTTCAAGAGTCGACAGGCATGGGTGGTATTTTAGATTACAGATTACATCAGGTGTTAGACGTTCGTACAGCTGAAAACTGTTATTACATCATTGGAGAATGCATAACGAATGCGGCAAAGCATGCTGAAGCAGAATCGATCTCGGTATCCATCTGGGATGATGATAAGGAGAGGCTCCATTTAACTGTCAAGGACAATGGCAAAGGATTTGATGTTGAAAAGGGCAAGAAAAAGAGAGGGCATTATGGGCTTCTTGGCATACAAGAACGCGTCAGGGCAATGAATGGCCAATTCAATATAAAGAGTTCAAAATTGAAAGGAACACAAATTGAGATCACTGTACCAATTCAGGGAGAGATGCATGATGAATAA
- a CDS encoding response regulator transcription factor, translating into MNKVLIVDDHLVVREGLKLLIETNDHYTIIGEAENGRTAVRLADECKPDIILMDLYMPEMSGLEAIKQIKEKHDIPIIILTTYNEDHLMIEGIELGAKGYLLKDTSSETLFHTMDAAIRGNVLLQPEILKRLQEIQLERMKKQSSDIQLTEKEVIVLKAIAKGFKSKAIAFDLGVSERTVKSRLTSIYNKLGANSRTEAVTIAMQRGILTLDE; encoded by the coding sequence ATGAATAAGGTTTTAATCGTTGATGACCATCTTGTCGTGAGGGAAGGTCTGAAGCTTTTAATTGAAACGAATGATCACTACACCATCATAGGAGAGGCCGAAAATGGCAGAACGGCAGTCCGCCTTGCAGATGAATGTAAACCGGATATCATTCTCATGGATTTATATATGCCGGAGATGAGCGGGTTAGAAGCCATTAAACAAATAAAAGAAAAACACGACATCCCTATCATTATTTTGACTACGTATAATGAAGATCACTTAATGATTGAAGGAATTGAATTAGGTGCGAAAGGATATCTGTTGAAGGATACGAGTTCAGAAACCCTTTTTCATACAATGGATGCAGCAATAAGAGGAAACGTGCTGTTGCAGCCTGAAATTTTAAAACGTCTGCAAGAAATCCAACTGGAGCGGATGAAGAAGCAGAGCAGTGATATACAGCTGACAGAAAAAGAAGTCATTGTTTTAAAAGCAATTGCTAAAGGTTTTAAAAGCAAAGCAATCGCTTTTGATTTGGGCGTCTCAGAGAGAACCGTAAAGTCTAGATTAACGTCCATTTACAATAAATTAGGCGCGAATTCAAGAACTGAGGCAGTGACGATTGCCATGCAAAGAGGCATTCTGACATTAGATGAATAA
- a CDS encoding MMPL family transporter produces MSRMLYKLGGWVARHRVKVICAWIVVLVASIGLAITLKPSFSEDMSIPDTPSEKAMDVIQKEFPHGPDKGSIRVIFGAEDGEKLTAESAKKAIENTFKEINKDDSVDSIASPFVTGTIAKDGTVAYAEIKYKSSADDIKDYSIKHLKDSLKIADDEGLQTELSGDIPGAEMEIGGVSEIVGIILAFVVLAITFGSLLIAGLPIITALIGLGVSIGLVLIGTQVFDIASVSLSLAGMIGLAVGIDYALFIFTKHRQFLSEGIQKNESIARAIGTAGSAVVFAGVTVIVALCGLTVVNIPFMSAMGLTAGLSVLLAVLASITLVPAVLSIAGKRMIPKANKKKEKQSAETNVWGRFVTKHPIMLSVCSILILLVISIPSMHLELGLPNAGMKAKDNPDRRAYDLLAEGFGEGFNGQLTIVADAASVTGNKAEAFADAVKEIKGLDHVASVTPAMPNKEGNFAIITVVPATGPNDVATKELVKDVRSLSDKNRVDLLVTGSTAVNIDISDRLNDAIPVFAVLIVGFAFVLLTIVFRSLLVPLVAVAGFVLTMTATLGMCVFVLQDGNLIDFFKIPEKGPILAFLPILSIGILFGLAMDYQVFLVSRMREEYVKTKNPVQAIQAGLKHSGPVVTAAGLIMIFVFAGFIFAGEATVKANGLALSFGVLFDAFIVRMTLIPSVMKLMGNAAWYLPKWLDKIIPNVDIEGHQLTKEIQPEIDHEQKKQISL; encoded by the coding sequence ATGTCAAGAATGTTATATAAATTAGGAGGATGGGTTGCTCGCCATCGCGTAAAAGTAATATGCGCGTGGATCGTTGTGTTAGTAGCTTCGATAGGACTTGCAATCACGTTAAAACCAAGTTTTTCTGAGGATATGTCCATACCTGACACACCTTCGGAAAAAGCGATGGATGTCATTCAAAAAGAATTTCCTCACGGTCCTGATAAAGGGAGCATACGGGTGATTTTCGGAGCTGAAGATGGAGAGAAACTTACTGCAGAGTCAGCCAAAAAAGCAATCGAAAATACGTTCAAGGAAATCAATAAAGATGATTCTGTTGACTCGATTGCAAGTCCTTTTGTGACAGGAACAATCGCGAAAGACGGCACAGTTGCCTATGCTGAAATCAAGTATAAATCTTCAGCGGATGATATAAAAGATTACTCTATCAAACACTTAAAAGACAGCTTGAAAATCGCTGATGATGAGGGGTTGCAAACTGAGCTGAGCGGTGATATACCGGGAGCCGAGATGGAGATAGGCGGTGTGTCTGAAATTGTCGGCATTATCTTGGCCTTTGTTGTGTTAGCCATTACGTTTGGCTCTTTATTAATTGCGGGTTTGCCGATTATAACTGCGCTCATTGGTTTAGGTGTAAGCATTGGACTGGTGTTGATTGGAACTCAAGTTTTCGATATTGCTTCCGTCAGTCTTTCATTAGCCGGAATGATTGGTCTTGCTGTTGGGATTGATTATGCTTTATTTATTTTTACGAAACATCGCCAGTTTTTAAGTGAAGGCATACAAAAAAATGAATCGATTGCGAGAGCTATAGGAACAGCTGGGAGTGCAGTTGTTTTTGCCGGAGTTACTGTGATCGTCGCCCTTTGCGGATTGACTGTCGTTAACATTCCTTTTATGTCTGCCATGGGGCTGACAGCGGGGCTTAGTGTGTTGTTGGCTGTTCTCGCTTCCATCACGCTGGTGCCTGCCGTCTTATCAATAGCAGGAAAACGGATGATTCCGAAAGCAAACAAGAAAAAAGAAAAACAAAGTGCCGAAACAAATGTCTGGGGACGCTTTGTTACAAAACATCCTATTATGCTAAGTGTATGCAGCATTCTCATTTTGCTCGTCATTAGTATCCCATCTATGCATTTGGAGCTGGGCTTGCCTAATGCAGGGATGAAAGCGAAGGATAATCCGGATCGGCGGGCATATGACTTGCTTGCCGAAGGTTTTGGAGAAGGATTTAATGGCCAATTAACAATCGTAGCGGATGCCGCAAGTGTCACAGGCAATAAGGCGGAAGCCTTCGCAGACGCAGTGAAAGAAATAAAGGGCTTAGACCATGTAGCAAGTGTCACCCCTGCAATGCCTAATAAAGAAGGGAACTTTGCCATCATTACGGTTGTTCCTGCAACAGGTCCAAATGATGTGGCAACGAAGGAATTGGTAAAAGATGTCCGAAGCTTATCAGATAAAAACAGGGTTGATTTGCTCGTTACTGGGTCGACTGCAGTGAATATTGATATTTCAGATCGCCTTAATGATGCGATACCGGTATTTGCTGTACTCATTGTCGGTTTTGCGTTTGTGCTGCTGACAATCGTATTCCGTTCGCTGCTGGTGCCTCTTGTTGCAGTTGCTGGTTTCGTGTTGACAATGACAGCCACTCTTGGAATGTGTGTATTTGTTTTACAAGACGGGAATCTCATCGACTTTTTCAAAATACCTGAAAAAGGGCCGATACTCGCGTTCCTGCCGATTTTATCTATTGGGATTCTGTTTGGATTAGCAATGGATTATCAAGTATTCCTTGTAAGCAGAATGCGAGAAGAATATGTGAAAACAAAGAACCCGGTACAAGCGATACAAGCCGGATTAAAACACAGCGGACCTGTTGTCACCGCGGCCGGCTTGATCATGATATTCGTTTTCGCAGGATTTATCTTTGCCGGAGAAGCTACTGTGAAAGCCAACGGATTGGCTCTTTCCTTTGGTGTGCTCTTTGATGCGTTTATTGTGAGAATGACACTGATTCCAAGTGTGATGAAACTGATGGGAAATGCAGCCTGGTATTTGCCGAAATGGCTGGACAAGATCATTCCGAATGTGGACATAGAAGGGCATCAACTCACGAAGGAAATACAGCCAGAGATAGATCATGAACAAAAGAAACAAATCAGTTTGTAA
- a CDS encoding DUF554 domain-containing protein, whose amino-acid sequence MLGTIFNTVMIIAGSIIGGLFKKGIKDDYQDILMQAMGFAAVALGVNAIAQHLPDSQYPILFIVSLALGGLLGQSINLELRFNKLVNKFSKSNLAEGLSTAILLFCIGSLSILGPVEAALNENYTYLLTNGMLDGITSIVLASTFGFGIAAAAIVLFAWQGSIYLFAKLMESAINTDLINEITIVGGILILSSGISILGIKKCKTMNLLPSLLIPPVALFIIHVFGLRF is encoded by the coding sequence ATGTTAGGAACCATATTCAACACCGTTATGATCATTGCAGGAAGTATTATCGGGGGGTTATTCAAAAAAGGAATTAAAGATGACTACCAAGATATCCTGATGCAAGCAATGGGATTCGCCGCAGTCGCACTGGGGGTTAATGCCATTGCACAGCATTTGCCGGATAGTCAATATCCCATTCTTTTTATCGTGAGCTTAGCCCTTGGAGGATTGCTTGGACAGAGCATCAATCTGGAATTGCGATTCAACAAGCTGGTGAACAAATTTTCTAAAAGCAATTTAGCGGAAGGGTTATCAACTGCGATTTTATTATTTTGTATCGGTTCACTGTCAATATTAGGCCCTGTTGAAGCCGCTCTGAATGAAAATTATACGTATCTCCTTACAAATGGCATGTTAGATGGGATTACCTCCATTGTGCTCGCTTCGACTTTTGGTTTTGGGATAGCTGCTGCTGCCATTGTATTATTTGCCTGGCAGGGCTCCATCTATTTATTTGCTAAACTAATGGAGAGCGCAATCAATACAGACCTTATAAACGAAATCACAATAGTAGGAGGCATCCTCATCCTCAGTTCAGGAATAAGCATTCTGGGAATCAAGAAATGTAAAACGATGAATTTGCTGCCCTCCCTATTGATCCCGCCTGTTGCCCTTTTCATTATTCATGTATTTGGATTGCGGTTTTAA
- a CDS encoding MerR family transcriptional regulator has protein sequence MKEFFSIGEVSKLFNVKISALRYYDEIGLLKPEYKDGKTNYRYYSTQQFERLDTIKYLRALGLPINKLLDFYNSQNTNTLIDLLKNQQTEIDRKKRELERIEKKISRRIIQIEDAVHTPLHHISKIKLPAIRVAYIQQEYILGHDIEHSLAQLRTHLNVNEDIFIGKIGLSISAANVKTNQFDKYSSIFMILEDEAEKTSSEITFPSREYLQIRFKGSHPEAEPYYKQLLAYMKEHHYEVAGDSIEITLIDYGITNNLDHYVTEILLPIK, from the coding sequence ATGAAGGAATTTTTTTCGATTGGAGAAGTTTCAAAGTTATTCAATGTGAAAATCTCCGCACTTAGGTATTATGATGAAATCGGTCTGTTGAAACCGGAATATAAAGACGGGAAAACCAACTATAGATATTATTCTACCCAACAGTTTGAGCGGCTGGATACCATCAAGTATTTGAGGGCCTTAGGTCTGCCAATCAATAAACTCCTTGATTTTTATAATTCTCAAAATACAAACACGCTGATTGATTTACTGAAAAACCAGCAAACTGAAATTGATCGCAAAAAAAGAGAATTGGAACGCATTGAAAAAAAGATCTCCCGCCGGATCATCCAAATAGAAGATGCCGTTCACACGCCATTACATCACATTTCAAAAATCAAACTTCCCGCAATCCGTGTGGCTTATATACAGCAAGAATATATTCTCGGCCATGATATTGAACATTCATTAGCACAATTGAGAACCCATCTGAATGTAAACGAGGATATATTTATAGGCAAGATAGGTTTATCCATTTCAGCCGCAAATGTAAAAACAAATCAGTTCGACAAATATTCCAGCATATTCATGATTCTTGAAGATGAAGCTGAAAAAACCTCATCAGAAATCACTTTTCCTTCAAGAGAATATCTTCAAATTAGGTTTAAAGGGTCCCATCCAGAAGCCGAACCATATTACAAACAGTTACTGGCCTATATGAAAGAACATCATTATGAGGTAGCGGGGGACTCAATCGAAATCACACTCATTGACTATGGGATTACGAATAATTTAGATCATTATGTGACTGAAATCCTGCTGCCAATTAAATAG